Proteins encoded within one genomic window of Halorussus salilacus:
- the nirK gene encoding copper-containing nitrite reductase, with the protein MPATSRRIVLQGLGIGGAASLAGCAGQSAPSATDTTTQTTEETDTETDADRVAADPTDIPDPIDRSEPAEVDVTLRAEEVTAEVEDGVTFDYMTYNGQAPGPFIRVRKGDTVNLTFENPTENDLPHNVDFHAAAGPGGGAEATMTAPGETARLKFKATYPGAYIYHCAVPNMDMHISAGMFGIILVEPEDGLPEVDHELYLGQHELYTDKRAGEEGHHGFDMSAMAREEPSYVVMNAEKYAITPDGYGAMGVETGDTARVYFVTGGPNLTSNFHPIGNVFEELWPEGSLSSDPQTHIQTKPVAPGSTTVATMGFEVPGPYKLVDHALSRVARKGCMAVVAAEGEENPEVFDPEPGE; encoded by the coding sequence ATGCCAGCGACTTCCCGGCGGATCGTCCTGCAGGGCCTCGGAATCGGCGGCGCGGCCTCGCTCGCGGGCTGTGCGGGCCAGAGCGCGCCGAGCGCGACCGACACGACCACCCAGACGACCGAGGAGACCGACACCGAAACCGACGCCGACCGCGTCGCGGCCGACCCGACCGACATCCCCGACCCCATCGACCGTAGCGAACCCGCGGAGGTCGACGTGACCCTCCGGGCGGAGGAGGTGACCGCGGAGGTAGAAGACGGCGTCACCTTCGACTACATGACCTACAACGGGCAGGCCCCCGGACCGTTCATCCGGGTCCGGAAGGGCGACACCGTGAACCTCACGTTCGAGAACCCCACGGAGAACGACCTGCCCCACAACGTCGACTTCCACGCCGCGGCCGGGCCGGGCGGCGGCGCGGAGGCGACGATGACCGCGCCGGGCGAGACCGCGCGCCTGAAGTTCAAGGCGACCTACCCCGGCGCGTACATCTACCACTGCGCGGTCCCGAACATGGACATGCACATCTCGGCGGGGATGTTCGGCATCATCCTCGTCGAGCCGGAGGACGGCCTCCCCGAGGTCGACCACGAGCTCTACCTCGGCCAGCACGAACTGTACACCGACAAGCGCGCGGGCGAGGAGGGCCACCACGGCTTCGACATGTCGGCGATGGCCCGCGAGGAGCCGAGCTACGTCGTGATGAACGCCGAGAAGTACGCCATCACCCCCGACGGCTACGGCGCGATGGGCGTCGAGACCGGCGACACCGCGCGGGTGTACTTCGTCACGGGCGGGCCGAACCTCACCAGCAACTTCCACCCCATCGGCAACGTCTTCGAGGAACTCTGGCCCGAGGGGTCGCTGTCGAGCGACCCGCAGACCCACATCCAGACCAAGCCGGTCGCGCCGGGCAGCACGACCGTCGCCACGATGGGCTTCGAGGTGCCCGGCCCCTACAAGCTGGTCGACCACGCGCTGAGCCGGGTCGCCCGGAAGGGCTGTATGGCGGTCGTGGCGGCCGAGGGCGAGGAGAACCCCGAGGTGTTCGACCCCGAACCCGGCGAGTGA
- a CDS encoding nitric-oxide reductase large subunit, with translation MKVRRSTLAKILAIVFVLNLAVMGVGAWYSYQEAPPIPQEVVGPDGDTMVTAEQVRDGKTSFQSNGLMNHGSILGNGAYYGEDYTADALDLKVEHMRDYYAREQYGEEYGALDDGERASVDVAVKADLGDGEAGDRIEYSAAEAYAHEQVREEYVERYHEGSPERGVPADMIASDEEAREFADFALWTAWFSHTDRPDGDHSYTNDWPYHPAAGNEATGAAMTWSVIAMVLLVAGAGAGVWLYKSIELDEPETEGVTVPRPSEVSLFPGQAAALRFVVVGAGLFLAQVLLGGLLAHYYVERDAFFGLGEMLGIDFLSLLPFAIAKTWHIDLGILWIATLWLGAGLFLPPLLTGREPKKQGTYVDILLGALVVIVVGGLAGIWFGANGYLDGALWWILGNEGLEYLEIGRLWQVGILVGFLAWAGLTARGLKPLLDREPRYGLAHMILYAGGSIALLFTAGFLYTPQTNIVVTEFWRWWVVHMWVEGAFEFFIVALVGVTLVSMNLLEKRSAEKAVMVQALLVMGTGVIGVSHHYWWVGQPDMWIPIGSAFSTLELIPLVFILYEAIGQYRAMADGGESFPYTLAFMFIVASGIWNFVGAGVLGFFINLPIINYFEHGTYLTVAHAHAAMFGAFGFLALGMVTYMLRIAVPETKWSERNLRWAFWTWNVGLALMVGLSLLPVGFLQLEVAFTQTYDAARSLAFYEGELVQLLFWLRMPGDTLVIVGTAIFGYDVVKKVLARRETTPSDAPADEEFPAATRSVSDGDD, from the coding sequence ATGAAAGTGAGACGTAGCACGCTCGCGAAGATACTCGCCATCGTATTCGTCCTGAATCTGGCGGTGATGGGCGTCGGCGCGTGGTACTCCTATCAGGAGGCCCCGCCGATTCCCCAGGAAGTCGTCGGTCCCGACGGCGACACGATGGTCACCGCAGAGCAGGTCCGGGACGGGAAGACGAGCTTCCAGTCGAACGGCCTGATGAACCACGGCTCGATTCTGGGTAACGGCGCGTACTACGGCGAGGACTACACCGCCGACGCGCTCGACCTGAAAGTCGAGCACATGCGCGACTACTACGCCCGCGAGCAGTACGGCGAGGAGTACGGCGCGCTCGACGACGGCGAGCGCGCGTCGGTCGACGTGGCCGTGAAGGCCGACCTCGGCGACGGCGAGGCTGGCGACCGCATCGAGTACTCCGCCGCCGAGGCGTACGCCCACGAGCAGGTCCGCGAGGAGTACGTCGAGCGCTACCACGAGGGGAGCCCCGAGCGGGGCGTCCCCGCCGACATGATAGCCAGCGACGAGGAGGCCCGCGAGTTCGCCGACTTCGCGCTCTGGACCGCGTGGTTCTCCCACACCGACCGGCCCGACGGCGACCACTCGTACACCAACGACTGGCCCTACCACCCCGCGGCGGGTAACGAGGCCACCGGCGCGGCGATGACGTGGAGCGTCATCGCCATGGTCCTGCTGGTGGCGGGGGCCGGAGCCGGGGTGTGGCTCTACAAGTCCATCGAACTCGACGAGCCCGAGACCGAGGGCGTCACCGTCCCCCGGCCGAGCGAGGTGAGCCTCTTCCCCGGACAGGCCGCCGCGCTCCGGTTCGTGGTGGTGGGCGCGGGGCTGTTCCTCGCGCAGGTCCTGCTCGGGGGACTGCTCGCTCACTACTACGTCGAGCGCGACGCGTTCTTCGGCCTCGGGGAGATGCTGGGCATCGACTTCCTCTCGCTGTTGCCGTTCGCCATCGCCAAGACGTGGCACATCGACCTCGGCATCCTCTGGATAGCCACGCTGTGGCTCGGCGCGGGACTGTTCCTCCCGCCCCTGCTCACCGGGCGCGAGCCGAAGAAACAGGGCACGTACGTCGACATCCTGCTGGGCGCGCTGGTCGTCATCGTGGTCGGCGGCCTCGCGGGCATCTGGTTCGGCGCGAACGGCTACCTCGACGGCGCACTCTGGTGGATTCTGGGCAACGAGGGGCTGGAGTACCTCGAAATCGGCCGCCTCTGGCAGGTCGGCATTCTCGTGGGCTTCCTCGCGTGGGCTGGCCTGACCGCGCGGGGTCTCAAGCCCCTGCTCGACCGCGAACCGCGGTACGGCCTCGCGCACATGATCCTGTACGCGGGCGGCTCCATCGCCCTGCTGTTCACCGCGGGCTTCCTCTACACCCCCCAGACCAACATCGTCGTCACCGAGTTCTGGCGGTGGTGGGTCGTCCACATGTGGGTCGAGGGGGCCTTCGAGTTCTTCATCGTCGCGCTGGTCGGCGTCACGCTGGTCAGCATGAACCTCCTAGAGAAGCGCTCGGCCGAGAAGGCCGTCATGGTCCAGGCCCTGCTGGTGATGGGCACGGGCGTCATCGGCGTCTCCCACCACTACTGGTGGGTCGGCCAGCCCGACATGTGGATTCCCATCGGGAGCGCGTTCTCGACGCTCGAACTCATCCCCCTCGTCTTCATCCTCTACGAGGCCATCGGCCAGTACCGCGCGATGGCCGACGGCGGGGAGTCGTTCCCCTACACGCTCGCGTTCATGTTCATCGTCGCCAGCGGCATCTGGAACTTCGTCGGGGCGGGGGTTCTGGGATTCTTCATCAACCTCCCCATCATCAACTACTTCGAGCACGGCACCTACCTCACGGTGGCCCACGCCCACGCCGCGATGTTCGGCGCGTTCGGCTTCCTCGCGCTCGGCATGGTGACCTACATGCTACGCATCGCGGTGCCCGAGACCAAGTGGAGCGAGCGCAACCTCCGGTGGGCGTTCTGGACGTGGAACGTCGGGCTCGCGCTGATGGTCGGCCTCTCGCTGCTCCCGGTCGGCTTCCTCCAGCTGGAGGTCGCGTTCACCCAGACCTACGACGCCGCCCGGAGCCTCGCGTTCTACGAGGGCGAACTGGTCCAGTTGCTGTTCTGGCTGCGGATGCCGGGCGACACGCTGGTCATCGTCGGAACCGCCATCTTCGGCTACGACGTGGTCAAGAAGGTGCTGGCGCGCCGCGAGACCACGCCCTCGGACGCGCCCGCCGACGAGGAGTTCCCCGCGGCGACCCGGTCGGTGTCGGACGGCGACGACTGA
- a CDS encoding cupin domain-containing protein, translating to MTETVALDDLTETPREVAFPGSEPKTVRLSLGEGEAVPAHSHPERELVVYLVSGRLDVCIDGESNVLKPGELLRFDGRREVAPRAEADSTALLVLAPRSGE from the coding sequence ATGACCGAGACAGTCGCACTCGACGACCTGACCGAGACGCCCCGGGAGGTCGCGTTCCCCGGGTCGGAGCCCAAGACCGTCCGCCTGTCGCTCGGCGAGGGCGAGGCGGTGCCCGCCCACAGCCACCCCGAGCGCGAGCTCGTGGTGTATCTGGTGTCGGGCCGACTCGACGTGTGCATCGACGGCGAGTCGAACGTGCTCAAACCGGGCGAACTGCTACGATTCGACGGCCGACGGGAGGTGGCACCCCGGGCGGAGGCCGACAGCACCGCGCTGTTGGTCCTCGCCCCGCGCTCCGGAGAGTAA
- a CDS encoding DUF2249 domain-containing protein, which yields MPTVDVREIPPPERHPMIHQTFEDMDSGETLEIVNDHEPKPLFYEMQAEVESFDADGYEVEREGDRTFVARFPKR from the coding sequence ATGCCGACCGTAGATGTCCGCGAGATTCCGCCGCCGGAGCGTCACCCGATGATCCACCAGACGTTCGAGGACATGGACAGCGGTGAGACCCTCGAAATCGTCAACGACCACGAGCCAAAGCCGCTGTTCTACGAGATGCAGGCCGAGGTCGAGTCGTTCGACGCCGACGGCTACGAGGTCGAACGCGAGGGAGACCGGACGTTCGTCGCCAGATTCCCGAAGCGGTAG
- a CDS encoding cupin domain-containing protein, translated as MVATDFDAEREYDDERFSARPVFRSDRMKVVLGYFEPGQFIPVHAPDSDVAITVRRGTGVVRDGDDEHAVEPDDVVVVPAGEDRGVRADPGERLEATLVTAPPPTDAEHDPVREGLKRGEFDPSTED; from the coding sequence ATGGTCGCGACAGACTTCGACGCCGAGCGCGAGTACGACGACGAGCGGTTCTCCGCCCGCCCGGTCTTCCGGAGCGACCGGATGAAGGTGGTGCTGGGCTACTTCGAACCCGGACAGTTCATCCCCGTCCACGCGCCCGACAGCGACGTCGCCATCACGGTCCGGCGCGGGACCGGCGTGGTCCGGGACGGCGACGACGAGCACGCGGTCGAACCCGACGACGTGGTGGTCGTCCCGGCCGGGGAGGACCGGGGCGTGAGGGCCGACCCCGGCGAGCGACTGGAGGCGACGCTGGTGACCGCGCCGCCGCCGACCGACGCCGAGCACGACCCCGTCCGGGAGGGCCTGAAGAGGGGGGAGTTCGACCCCTCGACCGAGGACTGA
- a CDS encoding DUF2249 domain-containing protein, whose amino-acid sequence MPRTLDVRERDGEPFSDIVSALGDLGDDDTLVLVNSFEPEPLYAVLDRRGFDHETERVTDDEWRAEITRR is encoded by the coding sequence ATGCCCCGAACCCTCGACGTGCGCGAGAGAGACGGCGAACCGTTCTCCGACATCGTGTCGGCGCTCGGCGACCTCGGCGACGACGATACGCTGGTGCTGGTCAACAGCTTCGAGCCCGAGCCGCTGTACGCGGTCCTCGACAGGAGGGGCTTCGACCACGAGACCGAGCGGGTCACGGACGACGAGTGGCGCGCCGAGATAACGAGACGATGA
- a CDS encoding halocyanin domain-containing protein, protein MRRNALDRRTVLKMTAAGVAGVTLAGCSSDGGSGGSEESGSDESGGDEESGGDTEESGGDSGGSEDFGGWLDGVENYDGVVDETGSDEVSVAVGAQGNGGGFAFDPAAVRVDSGTTVVWEWTGDGGQHNVAHTDGEFESETVSEKGHTFEHTFEESGTFEYSCVPHETMGMKGAIVVE, encoded by the coding sequence ATGCGACGAAATGCACTCGACCGACGGACCGTACTCAAGATGACCGCGGCTGGCGTGGCTGGCGTCACGCTCGCTGGCTGTTCGAGCGACGGCGGCTCCGGCGGTTCCGAGGAGTCCGGGTCCGACGAGTCGGGCGGGGACGAGGAGTCGGGCGGCGACACCGAGGAGTCGGGCGGCGACTCCGGCGGCTCGGAGGACTTCGGCGGCTGGCTCGACGGCGTGGAGAACTACGACGGCGTGGTCGACGAGACCGGCTCCGACGAGGTGTCGGTCGCGGTCGGCGCGCAGGGCAACGGCGGCGGGTTCGCCTTCGACCCCGCGGCGGTCCGTGTCGACTCCGGGACGACGGTCGTCTGGGAGTGGACCGGCGACGGCGGCCAGCACAACGTGGCCCACACCGACGGCGAGTTCGAGAGCGAGACGGTCTCCGAGAAGGGCCACACCTTCGAGCACACCTTCGAGGAGTCGGGCACGTTCGAGTACTCCTGTGTCCCCCACGAGACGATGGGGATGAAGGGCGCGATAGTGGTGGAGTAA